CGTTCCGCAACGAGATCGTTGTAGTGACCGTGGTAGACAGTGCCATTCTGGAACGCCGCGATCCCCCCTACCACGGGGAAGTTCCGGTGTGCCCACTGCTCCGTGCCGTCAGCGCGAACCGCGCGGAAATCTCCGACGAAGGTCACCCCACTGAATCCGCCGTCGCCAAAGTACAGAGTCGAATCTGGGCCGATGACGGGACCGATCTTCGTTGCCAAGTAGTCGCCGAGGTGTACGCGAGCCCCGGTTGCGGGGGCGAATTTCCAGAGCGACGGAGCAGTAAAGCCGATGACGCCGCCTGAAAAGACAAAGACTTCTCCCGATGTCGCCACACCCGGAATCCCAACGTAGCCGCTGTCGGAGTCACGCCACCGCTCTGTTGCGCCGGTCGCGGCAGGATCAATGACCAAGATTGTTCCGGTGCAAAACGGACAGCCACCCGTAATTCCTCTGCTGTAGATGCCGCCATCTGCGCCGTGCACCAGTGTGCCGAACCAAAAAGGTGGGTCAGGCGTGTAGTCCCACCTTGGTTGGCCATCCGACGAAAACGCCCTGAGGACACCCTGTATGTAGCAGGGTGGCGAACAGATCACCGTCTCTCCAGTCGCGTACAAGGTGCCGTCCTGCCCAACTGCGGGATTCGCTACACCGGCGACGCTCCACGCGAAGCTCCCGTCTGCCGCTAGCGCATAGAGAAACCCGTCAGACGAACTGGCGTAGACTTGCGAGTTTAGGCCGACGACTGGGGAACTCGTAAGCGAACCGCCCATAGCCGCGACCCAACGGACGGCGCTTGTGTGCGGGCCGACCACGTCAGCGGCTCCGGTGTGACGCGAATTCCTCCCGTACATAGGCCATGCGGGGGGCACTACGAGGAGCTCCGTCCGGGTTGCGGTTGGCGTGCACGTCGGCGTGGCCGTCGGTACCGCAGCACATTCGTCGCCCGCGCAGCCAGCCGCACACTGATAATTGTCGCCCCAGGTCAGGCATCCGGATCCGTGATCAGCACACGTCTGCCGTGTCAATCCGTCGTCGAGGCAACGCATCCCTCCAGCGGTACAGTCGTGATACGCGCACGCGCTGGTGTTGAGTGTGCAGTCCGAGTTGCACCGCAGCGCCCCGCATTGAAACCCGAGCGTCGCGCAGCTGGTACCGCCGAGGTCCGATCCATCGCATTGC
This is a stretch of genomic DNA from bacterium. It encodes these proteins:
- a CDS encoding PQQ-like beta-propeller repeat protein, which gives rise to MKTAQVVRKGVGGDYDVVLLGSGGPLTKALNPLFGEPLGTGVTTLVSEVAGCAEVHRKPQKCAATLTIESAQVLLNFITAAAIFSKAQGINQVAVISELETALIKTDFNLNAVASQLGVPTDLTAIVNAIAIKDGLRFALFSLDFTADLPPRNTVVDAAKEFLIQATAVADAMATAAKCRVACNADGTRDDTEQCDGSDLGGTSCATLGFQCGALRCNSDCTLNTSACAYHDCTAGGMRCLDDGLTRQTCADHGSGCLTWGDNYQCAAGCAGDECAAVPTATPTCTPTATRTELLVVPPAWPMYGRNSRHTGAADVVGPHTSAVRWVAAMGGSLTSSPVVGLNSQVYASSSDGFLYALAADGSFAWSVAGVANPAVGQDGTLYATGETVICSPPCYIQGVLRAFSSDGQPRWDYTPDPPFWFGTLVHGADGGIYSRGITGGCPFCTGTILVIDPAATGATERWRDSDSGYVGIPGVATSGEVFVFSGGVIGFTAPSLWKFAPATGARVHLGDYLATKIGPVIGPDSTLYFGDGGFSGVTFVGDFRAVRADGTEQWAHRNFPVVGGIAAFQNGTVYHGHYNDLVAERASDGAGLWSLNLNPDGSNWFERNPQPVVDVAGNVYVGTSYGRVYAINPDGTEKWRFDTGSVIDTQPAIGSDGTLYVGARNGTLYAFGQ